GATTATTCGCATTATAAGTTGCTAAAAAATTATCTACTCTCATCAAATAACCTCGAGTTCTGCATTAATCGCGCCTGCTCTTTTTAAATTTTCCATAATCGCGATAATATCATTTGGCGTAGCACCTAGCTTATTTAGCATTCTTGCGATATTTGCCACTGTGGTTTTTGGTGTATTGATTCTTAACATATTTGACGCAGGATCTATCATTCCACCATCTTTCATATCCATTCCTTGCGTGGCATCAAGTGTTGCAATATTAGGGTCTACTTTTATAGTAATATCCTTATGCGTAATAAGCACTGGCTCCACTTCTATATCCACTCCTGCGATAACTGTCCCTGTTCTTTCATCAATAATGACTTTGCTTTCTGGAGTATATGCAATGTCTTGCTCTAAAACCCTTGCCATAAATTCTACCGCTGAAAGATCTTCAGGTTTTTTAAGTTTTATCGTTCTTGAATCCACAGCCTTTGCAACACCATCTTCAAACATAGCATTTAAAACTCTCTCAATATCACTTGCTGTTTTAAAATCTGCATTTTTAAGACTTAAAGTTAAATCATTGTTTTCAAAATTTTGCATGATTTCTCTTTCTACATGTGCTCCACCTAAAACAGTTGCAGCAGTGGAGTGATTTCCCCCATTTCCTCCTGGTCTAGCACTCAAACCGCCAATAGAAAGAGAACCTTGCGCAATAGCATAAATTTCCCCATCAATTCCGCGCAATGCTGTCAGTAAAAGTGTCCCACCTTGCAAAGATTTTGCATCGCCCATAGACGAAACGACGATATCAAGCTTATCTCCTGATTTTGCAAAGGCTGGAAGCTTTGCCGTTACCATTACTGCGGCTGTATTTTTTGACTTGATATCATTAGGATTGACTTTGATATTCATTCCTTGAAGTAAATTTGAAATGGATTGTAGGGTGAATTTAGAACTAGTCCCATCGCCACTTCCATTAAGTCCAACAACCAAACCATATCCTATGAGTTGATTATCCCTAACGCCTACTGTATTTGCTACATCTTTAATTTGCACCCCAAAAACACTCAAGGTAAAAAATGCAAAAACAAGTGCAATTCTCATTGATTAATCCTTTAATCTATTATCTTAATACGAGAAAAGCAAAAAAAGTTCCAAAAATTTAAATTCCAAATTCAAAACAACTATTTTCTTATTTTGTAACTTTATCACATCAATAAAAATTAAATATAAGTAAAATGAATTACTTTCAAATATAAAGGATGACTCATGAAAGATTCTCACCAAAAAAATCGTAGAGCTTTACTTAAACTTATGGGACTTGGCGGAGTTGCCACATTAGGAGCTAGTAATGTGATTTTACCAAAACAAGTTAAGGCAGAAAATTCTTTTGCACCAAAAATTGCTATCATTGGAGCTGGACTTGGAGGCATTACCATGTCAGCACATTTAAAGGATATTCTACCTCGTGCTTCAATCACACTTTTTGACAAAAAAGAAACCATGTATTATGAGCCAGGTTTTACTTTGATTGCGGCTGGAATTTACACAAAAGAAGATGTGGAGTATAATAAAGCCGATCTCATTCAAGATGGCATTACTTGGATTAAAGAAGATATCAGTAAAATAGAACCTAAGCAAAATAAGCTTAAAACTGAAACAAATGCAGAATACAACTATGATTACCTCATCATCGCAACAGGCGTGCATTATGAATTTGAAAAGGTAAAAGGACTTGATCTTAATACCATACACGATCCAAATTCAAATATCACAAGCATTTATACTGTCAATGGAGCTGTAAAAGCAAGAGATTTTATACAAAAACTTGTAAAAAATGGCGGAAGAGCTGTATTTGCAGAACCAAATACTGCGATTAAATGCGGTGGGGCAAATAAAAAAGTGAATTTTTTACTTGAAGATTTAGCTGTGAAAGAAAATTCAAGAGATAAAGTTGAAATGCTACTTTGCGTGGGTGGAAATTCCATGCTTTCAAGCCCAGCTCACGCTATGATGATAGAGCAATTTTATATAGAAAGAAAAATGCCTTATTTAAAACAACATTTGCTCGTTGAAGTTGATACTAAAAATAATATCGCTATTTTTGATAAGCTTATGCCTTATAGTGAAAATGGGATTAAAAAGGTTGCTAGAGAAAGATTTGAGAGTAAATTTGATTATTTATTTGTCATACCTAGAATGATTACAACTCCAATTATTAGCGAAGCAGGACTTGGGGTTAGCAAAGGCGATGTAGAAGGAAACTGGGTTGATGTGGATCAATACACCTTGCAACACAAAAAATACGATAATATCTTTGCCATAGGCGATTGTGCCGGAGTTCCTAAAGGAAAAACAGGCGCAAGTATTAGAAAGCAATACCCAGTAATTGGCGCAAACATACTTTCGCATTTACAAGGCAAGGAACTCACTGCCAAATTTAGTGGCTACACTGCTTGTCCTTTGCTTACAAGATACGGAAAAGCCGTGATGGTTGAATTTGATTATGAAGGCACAGCTCCGACTTTAGAATGTATGGGTGCAACAAGAGAAAGCTGGATGAATTGGTTTGTTAAAGTTTATTTGATGAAACCAATGGTAATGAAAGCTATGATAAATGCTAAAGCATAAGAAAGGTTAAAAATGAGTAATTTTGATAAAACAATAAGATTAATAATCGCAGCAATTTGGTTTTTCTTTTTTGGCTTTGTGTGCCAAAGCTGGTGGTGGGTTGTAGCTTTATTTCCTTTATTAAGTGCGGTTTATAGCTATTGTCCGCTTTATAAGATATTTAAAAAGAAAAACTGATTTTATTAGAGTGTTTTTTGCACTCTAAAATTTTATACAAATTTCACTTTTATTTTGCTATCATTTTTATTTTATAAGGAAAAATAAGTGAAAAAATCCAAATTCTATCTTTTTTTAATAATATTTTTTATCAAATTTGCGCTCTAGCTAGTGATTTACCTCAAAATATAAAAGAAAATTTAGGCATTGAAAAATTTGTGGATGAAAATTTAAAAGAAAATTTTGTCTTTGCTCCAAATGGGGAATATTTTTTGATGAGAATTTAAGCCTTTTTCAAAAAGAATGCTTAGAAAACAACGCCAGTGCTTGTGGAAATTTGGGTTCAGAATTTCAAATGGGCGTAAGACTTCTTTAGATTTAAACAAAGCTTTATTACTCACGCAAAAAGCTTGCAAATTAGGAAGATTAGAATCTTGTGCAAAAGTTAATTACATAAAATTTAAGTATTTAAAAGATTTAGATGAAAAAACTTATCAAAGCAATTTACAATATTTTTTAGATCACAACTAATATTTTTTAGATCACAACTCAAGTATTGCTTTAGTAGATTACATATTTCTAAACTTGATAAAAAAGATATAAACTCGACAATTCTCTTAGCCCAAAAAGGTTGCGAACAAGGACATGATATCATTTACGCAGGACTTGCTTATGGGTATGCATGGGGAGATGTGAAAAAAGATTTGATAAAAGCTAAAGAATTAAGCTCTAAGCTTTGTGAAAAAAATACAAAACTTTGCTTCGCACAAGGCTGGGTGGAATTATTTAACAAAAATGATATGTTAAACAAGTTAGCCAATTTATCAAGTGGCAAACCTATGTTTATCGACATAGAATTTAATTGATTTACCCCAAAAACTTTTTTATAAATCTTGTAAAGCCAGATATTATGATGTTTGCGATATGGCAGTGGATATAGATTCTAAAAAAGATCTGGCTAAGTCTATTTATCTTTTAAAAATTGCAAAAAAAATATCAAGAAAATCTCTGCAAATTAAATGGCAATGAAAATGGTTACTATAAAGTGAAAAACATTAAGAATATTATTTTTAGCATGAAAGTCAATCAATACATAGAAAATATCCAAAAATTCATTTCAAATTTGCTTTTTAGAATGGGACCTGTAAATAATCAATAACTTGCGTCCCAAGTAATATCTCTACAACAAATGCCATTATTGCCACGATCATAGACTGCATAAAAACTGAAATTAAAAGCCATTTTGGTTTTTGCAAGCGTTCGCATAATTTTATTGCTAAAGTTTTTATTTTGTATTTTTTAATCAATATTTGATATCCTTTAAAATATTCGTAATTTATTTTTGCTTATTTAATGTATTTTATTACCGTGATAATCTGTTCGAATATTAGCAATAATTTATCTTTACAGATAGAAAAATTCATTAAAAATAAAAATTTTTAATTAAAAATGTATAAATTTGTAACATTTTTAATTAAAAAATGTTAAAAAATTTAAAATATTTATTTTATTAACTAAATTTTAGTATATAAAACAGATTTATAATGAATTTAATATTATATAAATAATACAAAATATTTTAAAAATGTAATACATTAAAACAATTTCTCATTTACATTAAATTTAAATTGATATTTAGTGGATAAAAATAGCAAAAAGTATAAAAACTCCACCTAAAATTTGCAAAAATGAAATACTTTGAGCCAAAAATAAAAACCCAAAAAGCATAGCAAATAAAGGCTCACTAAGTTCTATAAGCTGGACTGAATTTGACTTTGCAAAACTTAAGGCTCTAGTAGTGCAGTAAAATCCACCTATAGTAGGCAAAAACGCCAAAGCTAAAATTAAGATAAAACTCTCTAAAGAAAAATTAAGATTTAAATTTGCTCCAAACAAAGGAATGCTCAAATACAAACTTCCTATAAAAAGCAAAGCACAAAGAGGAATTAATCCAAAACCCAGTTTTAATTTTCTAGTAAAAAACAAAAATAAAGCATAACCAAGTCCTGCTAAAATAGCATTTATCAGGCCTTTTAAATGAGTGAAATTTTCCAAAGTTCCACCTTCAGCCAAAAAAATCATCCAAAGCCCCAAAAGTGTAAAAACCATAGCCAAAAGCTCATTTAAATGAAAAAAGCGTTTAGCATCCAATGCTTCACAAATAAAAGCGATAATCATCCCCACACCAAAAAGCACAAAAACTACATTAGCCACACTTATACTTGTATAAGCAGCACTCTCAAAATGATAAAGCATAAAAAATCCAAAAAAAGCAAGAAGTAAAAGTGTGAAAATTTTCTGTTTGATAAAAACTAGCAAAGCACCCAATTTTCTCATATAAATTAAAATCGCAAACAAAATCAAACTAGCCACAAAACATTTATAAAAAGCTACTTCAAAACTCATAAAACCTTTTCTAAAAAGAAAAACGCTAAAAATTCCAACAAAAGCGTTAAATATAGCGGCTAAAAAAGCAAAAAAGAAAGCTTGAAATTTAGGATTTTTTAGCATATTTTAAGCTCCTTTTTAATTATTTTTTTCATAGAGAGGAAGCTTTATTTGAAGAGCTAAAAATACCTCCCATATTAGAGTTTAAAAGTCTGTATTCTTCATTTTTACATAAAATATTATGAGCTTTATCTAAATTCCAAAAAGGAATATTTGCAAACAAATGGCGGATTAAATGATAATTTTCCTTATGTAAGCCAGTAAAAAATAATTCAATTTTATTGCCAAATCTATTCCAAGATTTTTCTATTTCTCTTTTGTTTTTTATAATAGGAAAATGTTCTGCCATCTCTATAAAATGTCCTACCATAGGAAAACTTGTAAGTAAAGGCACAAACCAATACATTAACAAAATATCAAGAACATTAACATAAAAACAAATACCAAAAATAGCAATCCAAAATAAAATAAGATATTTAATTTCTTTATCCTTAAAATCACCCAAGCGATTTCTTATAAGATAAGAAATAAAATCAAAAGTCTTACCCAAAAACAAAGGCAAGATAAGGTGCCTAAAAATAAATTCTTTTAAAGAACGGGAAGCAAAAAGCTTTGATTGTATATAAAAATCATAATCAGGATCTTTATTTTCAATTCCTAAAAAACCATGATGTTTAATAACATGACTTTGTCTGTATTTTTCAAAAGTCTGAAAAATAAGATATCCGCTTGGATATTTACCTAAAAAATCATTTAATTTTCTATTTTTTGCAATATTCTATGGGCTGACTCATGCAAAATAGTCGCTAAAGCCCTTTGTCCCATGCCAATAAATAAAACTGCAAATAAATACATAAAAATGTTTTGCATAAAACAAGAAATGACTATTATCAAAGTAATTTACCAAAAATCTTATAATACAGCAAAAATTCCATGATAGTTATCAAGTTTATAAAGTATTTTAAATTCTTTTAGAATAGCTTTTTCAAATAACATTTTAATCCTAAAAATTATTCATTATATTAACTATATTAAACACAAGACTAAAATAGTCTTGTGTCTACCTTAACCCATCCAAAAAAGATCGCTAAATTCGTTAAAATTCATTTGCTCTAAGCTTTTTTGATCTTCGCAAATTTGCATGATTTTTTCGCATTGTTTTGGACTTAAACGCGTAGCAAGATTGGCTTTAAATTTGGCGATTAAAAGAGGGATTCCTTCATTTCTGCGTCTTTTATGTCCTATAGGGTATTCAACTTCGACTTTTTTTGTGCTTGTGCCATCTTTAAAGAAAACTTGCACGGCATTAGCTATGCTTCTTTTATCACTTTCTAAATACTCTTTTGTATAGCGATCATCCACTTCTACTTGCATTTTAGCTCTTAAAGCATCAATTCTTTCATCGCTTGCAACACTATCTTCATAATCATCTGCATTTAAACGTCCAAATATAAGCGGCACAGCGACCATATACTGGATACAATGATCTCTATCAGCAGGGTTTGCAAGCTCACCTACTTTATTGATGATGCGATGGCCTGATTCTTGAGTTGTGATGATGATTTTTTCTATTTGATCCAAACGATCTTTTACCTCATCATGTAAGGCCAAAGCTGCTTCTACTGCGGTTTGTGCGTGAAATTCAGCTGGGAAAGAAATTTTAAACAAAACATTTTCCATTACATAAGAGCCAAATTCTTGAGGAATAGTGAGTTTTTGTCCTTTCATTTTCACATCTTCATAACCCCAAAATTTAGCACTTAAAGCTGATGGATAGCCCATCTCTCCTGTTTTAGCTTTTAAAGCAAGATCCACCCCGCGACTTGAAGCATCACCTGCTGCCCAACTTTTCCTACTACCTGTATTTGGCGCGTGACGATAAGTTCTTAAAGCTCCGCCATCAATAAAGGCATGAGAAATGGCATTGCGAATTTCTTCAAAATTACAACCCAAAAGCTTTGCAGCTACTGCAGTACTTGCTATTCTTACAAGTAAAACATGATCCATTCCTACTTTATTAAAGCAATTTTCAAGTGCCAAAACTCCTTGAATTTCATGAGCTTTTATCATAGCTTCTAACACACATTTTACTTTCAAAGGCTCTTTTCCCTCAGAGATATTTTTACGACTTACATAATCAGCTACCGCCCAAATCGCACCTAAATTATCACTTGGATGTCCCCATTCAGCTGCAAGCCATGTATCATTAAAATCAAGCCATCTTACCATAGCACCCACATTAAAAGCCCCGCGGATTGGCTCTAATTGATAAGAAGTTCCAAATACTTTTGCACCTAAAGGTCTAAATTCAGCCCCTTCAACACTTGGCCCTAAAAGCTTAGTGCAAGCAGGATATTTAAGCGCTAAAAGCCCACAACCTATAGTATCCATTAAACAATATCTAGCCGTTTCTAAAGCCAAATCACTTGTGATTTCAAATTCATCAGCATATTTTGCAATTTTTGTCAAAAGTTCATCAAATTCAGGGCGTTTTGCCTCTAAAATTCCCATATCACTCATTTTTTCTCCTTATCTGTCTTGAATTTTTACAAATTTTCTTGGTTCAACCTTACCATAGCACCCACATTAAAAGCCCCGCGGATTGGCTCTAATTGATAAGAAGTTCCAAATACTTTTGCACCTAAAGGTCTAAATTCAGCCCCTTCAACACTTGGCCCTAAAAGCTTAGTGCAAGCAGGATATTTAAGCGCTAAAAGCCCACAACCTATAGTATCCATTAAACAATATCTAGCCGTTTCTAAAGCCAAATCACTTGTGATTTCAAATTCATCAGCATATTTTGCAATTTTTGTCAAAAGTTCATCAAATTCAGGGCGTTTTGCCTCTAAAATTCCCATATCACTCATTTTTTCTCCTTATCTGTCTTGAATTTTTACAAATTTTCTTGGTTCAACGCCTATATATTCGCTACTCGGGCGAATGAGTTTATTGTTTGCTCTTTGCTCTTTAATGTGTGCGCACCAACCACTTACGCGACTCATAATAAAAATCGGCGTAAAATACTCAGTCGGAATTCCCATAAAATGATAAGCTGAAGCACTATAAAAATCCGCATTTGGCGGCAAACTTGGGCGTTTTTCTTTCATCAAAGCTTCTATAGCTTCGCTGATTTTAAACAATAAATTATCGCCCCCTAAATGCTTACTCCATACTTTAATAAGTGCATTTCTAGGATCGCCTCCAAGTCCATAAACACGGTGACCAAAGCCCATTAAAAGCTCTTTATTTTCCAATTTTTCATTCACGCCCTTAATGGCATCTTCAACACTGTTAAAACTTTGTATCAAATGCATAGCCGCTTCATTTGCTCCACCATGCAAAGGCCCTCTTAAAGCCCCAATAGCCGCAGCAACTGCACTAAAAATATCACTTTTTGTTGAAGCACAAATTCTAGCTGTAAAAGTCGAAGCATTAAATTCATGCTCTGCATAAAGGATTAATGAACACTGCATAGCCTTGATAAAGTCTTTTTTTGGGCTCTCAAGTTTTAATTTTTCTAAAAAATATCCCGCTATGCTTGTTTGTTTAGAGTCAAAATCAATTTCCTTGCCAGAATTCACCCAGTGATGCCAATAGCAAAGCACACTTGGTAAAATTCCTAAAAGTCTGATGATTTTTTCATCTTGGTTGCTAAAATCTTCATTTTCACCTTCTAAAGCTCCTAATGCTGCAACAGCTGCTTGCATTAAATTCATAGGATGAACTTCTTTTGGAATAGCCTTTAAAACACTTTTTAAATTCTCACTCAAAGCTCTTTGAGCAATGATTTTTGTTTTGTAATTTTCTAATTCTTTTGCGTTTGGTAATTCTCCAAATTGAAGCAAGTAAGCCACTTCTTCAAACTCTGCATTCTGTGCTAATTCTTCTATGCCATATCCATGATAATTTAGCCCATTTCCAAGTCCACAAGTACAAATTGCACTTTGCCCCGCAATAACTCCTGCTAATCCGCCTTGTTTTTTCTTTGCTTCACTTACACTCATTTAGCACTCCTTTTAAATAAATCATCTAATTTTTTCTCATAAGCATAATAATCAAGCATTTCATAAAGCTCTTCTCTTGTTTGCATGATATCTAAGACTTCTTTTTGATGTCCATTTTTTAATATGCTTTCATAAACTTGCACTGCAGCTTTATTCATCGCACGATTTGCGCTTAAAGGATAAAGCACCATTGAAATGCCAACCTTAGCAAGCTCATCGGTGCTAAAATAAGGAGTTTTTCCAAATTCAGTGATGTTAGCCAAAACCGGCACTTTAATCACTTTTGTGAATTGCTCGTATTCTTCTAAAGTATGAATGGCTTCTGCAAAAATCATTTCAGCCCCTGCTTCAACATAAGCTAAAGCCCTTTCAATAGCTCTTTGCTGTCCTTCAATGGCATGTGCATCTGTTCTTGCCATAACAACAAAATCAGGATCGATTTTAGCATCCATAGCTGCTTTAATGCGATCGCACATTTCTTCTGTGCTTACAAGCTCTTTATTTGGACGATGTCCGCATCTTTTTTGTGCGACTTGATCTTCAATGTGTGCGGCTGCTGCACCTGCGCGGATTAATTCCTTAATAGTCCTTGCTATATTAAAAGCTCCACCAAAGCCTGTATCTGCATCAACAAGCAAAGGAGTATCCACTCTTGAGCAAATGCGTCTAACATCAATGCAAACTTCTTCAAGTGCGATAATGCCAAGATCAGGCAAGCCATAACTCGCACTTGCCACACCACTTCCTGATAGATAAAGAGCTTTATGCCCTATTTTTGTAGCTTGCAAAGCTGAATACGCATTAACTGCACCTACTATCATCAAGGGCTTATTTGTTTTAACCAATTCTTTAAATTTTTTTCCTGCACTCATTTTATTTCTCTCCTTTGTTTTTTGGATAGCCTAAAGCATTAATTGCTTTTTCACAATTTTTTAAAACTTTTTCATCTTCTATAGTGGCTGGAATTTGCAAAGGCAAGCCATCTGCAATTTCTCTTAAATTCTTACGCAAAATTTTTCCACTTCTTGTTTTTGGCAAAGCATCAACCACAGTAGCAATTTTAAAAGCAGCCACCGCACCAATTTCTTGACGCACCAAAGCAACCACGCCTTCTACTATGCCTCTATGATCTCTTTCGATTCCATTTTTTAGCACGATAAAGCCCATAGGAAGTTCGCCTTTTAATTCATCATTTACGCCAATTACCGCACACTCTGCAACATCAGGATGCTTAGAGATAATCTCTTCCATTTCGCCTGTTGATAGTCTATGCCCTGCGACATTGATAATGCCATCCATTCTGCCTAAAACATAAACATAACCTTCTTTGTCAATATAGCCAGTATCTCCGGTTAAATAATATCCTGGGAATTGATCTAAATACCCTCTACGATATCTTTCGTCATTTTCCCAAATTCCCATCAAACAAGCAGGAGGTAAAGGAAGTTTAAGACATAAAGCACCTTTTTTTCCAGCTCCAAGCTCCTTGCCATTTTCATCTAAAACTTTAAGATTAAAGCCTGGCATAGGTTTTGTTGGACTTCCTGCTTTAATTACTTGAGGATCTAAACCCATAGGATTTGCCGCGATTGCCCAACCTGTTTCAGTTTGCCACCAATTATCCACAACAGGTTTTTTGGTTACTTTTTGTATCCATTTTAAAGTATCACTATCACATCGCTCCCCTGCTACAAAAATCGCTTTTAAGCTTTCAAGATTAAATTTCTTAAGCCATTCTGCTTTTGGATCTTCTCTTCGAATCGCTCTAAAAGCTGTTGGAGCTGAAAAAAGCACATTAACTTTATACTCATCTATAATTCTCCAAAATGCTGAAGGATTAGGCGTTCTGACAGGTTTTCCCTCATATACAATAGTGGTGCAACCATTCATCAAAGGTCCATAAACTATATAAGAGTGTCCTACAACCCAACCTACATCTGAAGCTGTAAAAAATACATCTCCAGCTTTTGCATTATAGATATTATCCATCGACCATTTCATCGCAACAGAATGTCCGCCATTAGATCGAATCACGCCTTTTGGAGAACCTGTAGTTCCTGAGGTATAAAGTATATAAAGCGGATCTGTTGCCAAAACAGGAACAGGATCAACCCCTCTTGTTTTTTCTTCTTCGCTTTCCCAATCTACATCACGCCAAGGAAGCATATTAGCTCTATATTGTGGGCGTTGCCAAATCAAGCAAGTTGTAGGTTTATGAGAACTTTTTTTAATTGCTTCGTCTAAAATAGGTTTATACTCTATAATATTACTCACTTCAATACCACAGCTTGCACTAATCACAACACGCGGTTTGGCATCTTCTATCCTTGTAGCAAGTTCATGCGCTGCAAAACCTCCAAATACCACACTGTGAATTGCCCCAAGCCTTGCACAAGCAAGCATAGCAATAACAGCCTCAGGTATCATAGGCATATAAATAACAACACGATCTCCTTTAACCACGCCTTTATTTGCTAAAATTCCTGCTACTTTTGCTACACGATCTCTAAGTTGTTTATAAGTATATTTTTTCTTCGTATCTGTAACTGGTGAATCATAGATCAAAGCAAGCTGATCGCCTCTACCATTGTGAATGTGCAAATCAAGTGCATTATAGCAAGTATTCATACATCCACCTACAAACCATCTATAATGCCCATCACTATCATCAAGTACTTTATCCCACTCATTGTACCAATGGACTTTTTTTGCTGCTTCAGCCCAAAATTTTTCAGGAGTAGCTAAGGACTCTTGATAAGTTTGTTCATAAACACTGCC
This genomic interval from Campylobacter sp. CCS1377 contains the following:
- a CDS encoding flagellar basal body P-ring protein FlgI; protein product: MRIALVFAFFTLSVFGVQIKDVANTVGVRDNQLIGYGLVVGLNGSGDGTSSKFTLQSISNLLQGMNIKVNPNDIKSKNTAAVMVTAKLPAFAKSGDKLDIVVSSMGDAKSLQGGTLLLTALRGIDGEIYAIAQGSLSIGGLSARPGGNGGNHSTAATVLGGAHVEREIMQNFENNDLTLSLKNADFKTASDIERVLNAMFEDGVAKAVDSRTIKLKKPEDLSAVEFMARVLEQDIAYTPESKVIIDERTGTVIAGVDIEVEPVLITHKDITIKVDPNIATLDATQGMDMKDGGMIDPASNMLRINTPKTTVANIARMLNKLGATPNDIIAIMENLKRAGAINAELEVI
- a CDS encoding FAD-dependent oxidoreductase → MKDSHQKNRRALLKLMGLGGVATLGASNVILPKQVKAENSFAPKIAIIGAGLGGITMSAHLKDILPRASITLFDKKETMYYEPGFTLIAAGIYTKEDVEYNKADLIQDGITWIKEDISKIEPKQNKLKTETNAEYNYDYLIIATGVHYEFEKVKGLDLNTIHDPNSNITSIYTVNGAVKARDFIQKLVKNGGRAVFAEPNTAIKCGGANKKVNFLLEDLAVKENSRDKVEMLLCVGGNSMLSSPAHAMMIEQFYIERKMPYLKQHLLVEVDTKNNIAIFDKLMPYSENGIKKVARERFESKFDYLFVIPRMITTPIISEAGLGVSKGDVEGNWVDVDQYTLQHKKYDNIFAIGDCAGVPKGKTGASIRKQYPVIGANILSHLQGKELTAKFSGYTACPLLTRYGKAVMVEFDYEGTAPTLECMGATRESWMNWFVKVYLMKPMVMKAMINAKA
- a CDS encoding DUF2892 domain-containing protein, whose translation is MSNFDKTIRLIIAAIWFFFFGFVCQSWWWVVALFPLLSAVYSYCPLYKIFKKKN
- a CDS encoding DMT family transporter produces the protein MLKNPKFQAFFFAFLAAIFNAFVGIFSVFLFRKGFMSFEVAFYKCFVASLILFAILIYMRKLGALLVFIKQKIFTLLLLAFFGFFMLYHFESAAYTSISVANVVFVLFGVGMIIAFICEALDAKRFFHLNELLAMVFTLLGLWMIFLAEGGTLENFTHLKGLINAILAGLGYALFLFFTRKLKLGFGLIPLCALLFIGSLYLSIPLFGANLNLNFSLESFILILALAFLPTIGGFYCTTRALSFAKSNSVQLIELSEPLFAMLFGFLFLAQSISFLQILGGVFILFAIFIH
- a CDS encoding fatty acid desaturase family protein, which translates into the protein MAKNRKLNDFLGKYPSGYLIFQTFEKYRQSHVIKHHGFLGIENKDPDYDFYIQSKLFASRSLKEFIFRHLILPLFLGKTFDFISYLIRNRLGDFKDKEIKYLILFWIAIFGICFYVNVLDILLMYWFVPLLTSFPMVGHFIEMAEHFPIIKNKREIEKSWNRFGNKIELFFTGLHKENYHLIRHLFANIPFWNLDKAHNILCKNEEYRLLNSNMGGIFSSSNKASSL
- the prpD gene encoding 2-methylcitrate dehydratase translates to MSDMGILEAKRPEFDELLTKIAKYADEFEITSDLALETARYCLMDTIGCGLLALKYPACTKLLGPSVEGAEFRPLGAKVFGTSYQLEPIRGAFNVGAMVRWLDFNDTWLAAEWGHPSDNLGAIWAVADYVSRKNISEGKEPLKVKCVLEAMIKAHEIQGVLALENCFNKVGMDHVLLVRIASTAVAAKLLGCNFEEIRNAISHAFIDGGALRTYRHAPNTGSRKSWAAGDASSRGVDLALKAKTGEMGYPSALSAKFWGYEDVKMKGQKLTIPQEFGSYVMENVLFKISFPAEFHAQTAVEAALALHDEVKDRLDQIEKIIITTQESGHRIINKVGELANPADRDHCIQYMVAVPLIFGRLNADDYEDSVASDERIDALRAKMQVEVDDRYTKEYLESDKRSIANAVQVFFKDGTSTKKVEVEYPIGHKRRRNEGIPLLIAKFKANLATRLSPKQCEKIMQICEDQKSLEQMNFNEFSDLFWMG
- a CDS encoding citrate/2-methylcitrate synthase — translated: MSVSEAKKKQGGLAGVIAGQSAICTCGLGNGLNYHGYGIEELAQNAEFEEVAYLLQFGELPNAKELENYKTKIIAQRALSENLKSVLKAIPKEVHPMNLMQAAVAALGALEGENEDFSNQDEKIIRLLGILPSVLCYWHHWVNSGKEIDFDSKQTSIAGYFLEKLKLESPKKDFIKAMQCSLILYAEHEFNASTFTARICASTKSDIFSAVAAAIGALRGPLHGGANEAAMHLIQSFNSVEDAIKGVNEKLENKELLMGFGHRVYGLGGDPRNALIKVWSKHLGGDNLLFKISEAIEALMKEKRPSLPPNADFYSASAYHFMGIPTEYFTPIFIMSRVSGWCAHIKEQRANNKLIRPSSEYIGVEPRKFVKIQDR
- the prpB gene encoding methylisocitrate lyase; translated protein: MSAGKKFKELVKTNKPLMIVGAVNAYSALQATKIGHKALYLSGSGVASASYGLPDLGIIALEEVCIDVRRICSRVDTPLLVDADTGFGGAFNIARTIKELIRAGAAAAHIEDQVAQKRCGHRPNKELVSTEEMCDRIKAAMDAKIDPDFVVMARTDAHAIEGQQRAIERALAYVEAGAEMIFAEAIHTLEEYEQFTKVIKVPVLANITEFGKTPYFSTDELAKVGISMVLYPLSANRAMNKAAVQVYESILKNGHQKEVLDIMQTREELYEMLDYYAYEKKLDDLFKRSAK
- a CDS encoding propionyl-CoA synthetase, whose product is MGSVYEQTYQESLATPEKFWAEAAKKVHWYNEWDKVLDDSDGHYRWFVGGCMNTCYNALDLHIHNGRGDQLALIYDSPVTDTKKKYTYKQLRDRVAKVAGILANKGVVKGDRVVIYMPMIPEAVIAMLACARLGAIHSVVFGGFAAHELATRIEDAKPRVVISASCGIEVSNIIEYKPILDEAIKKSSHKPTTCLIWQRPQYRANMLPWRDVDWESEEEKTRGVDPVPVLATDPLYILYTSGTTGSPKGVIRSNGGHSVAMKWSMDNIYNAKAGDVFFTASDVGWVVGHSYIVYGPLMNGCTTIVYEGKPVRTPNPSAFWRIIDEYKVNVLFSAPTAFRAIRREDPKAEWLKKFNLESLKAIFVAGERCDSDTLKWIQKVTKKPVVDNWWQTETGWAIAANPMGLDPQVIKAGSPTKPMPGFNLKVLDENGKELGAGKKGALCLKLPLPPACLMGIWENDERYRRGYLDQFPGYYLTGDTGYIDKEGYVYVLGRMDGIINVAGHRLSTGEMEEIISKHPDVAECAVIGVNDELKGELPMGFIVLKNGIERDHRGIVEGVVALVRQEIGAVAAFKIATVVDALPKTRSGKILRKNLREIADGLPLQIPATIEDEKVLKNCEKAINALGYPKNKGEK